In Nitrospirota bacterium, the DNA window ACTATGTCCCTTGCAACTGTTTACAATACCCTTGAGGCACTGAAGAGGCGTGGAGGGGTTCTTGAACTCACAATTGACCCTGAAAGAAAGCATTATGACCCAAATACTGAGCCACATCACCATCTTATCTGTCTGAAGTGTAAAAAGATCGTTGATGTGCATAAAGATTTTAAGATAAATATCCCCCCGGATCAGAAACAGGGATTCAAGGTAACAGGAAATCATATAGAGTTTTACGGTATATGTCCTGAATGCATAAAAAAAGGAGGTGTTAATATGGCAGTCTTTAAGTGTGAAAGCTGCGGGGCCACAAAAGAAGGCAGGTGCAAACCAAAAAAGTGCCCGAAGTGCGGAGACACAGGCACAATGAAAAAGGAAGGATAGTAGGGGCGGGGTCTCCACGCCCTCTCTAAAAATCAAAAAAAAGAGGAGAAGGGGGATTAAGAAATGAAGCGTAAAAGTTTGGGAGCATTCATCTTTTTTCTGATGTTCTTTGTAGTTTCACAGGCATATGCCGCAGATGTCCGGGAAAGGGCAAGCAAGACATTTAAGCCGATTCCCGAATCAGCCCCGGCCATTAAGGGAAATCCGGCAACCGGAATTAAGGTAGAGCTTGGCAAGATGCTCTATTTTGACCCCAGGCTATCATCCAGTGCACTCATTAGTTGTAACACCTGCCATAACGTCGGCATGGGGGGCATGGACTATCAGGAGACATCCACAGGTCATGGCTGGCAGAAGGGGCCACGGAACGCACCCACAGTGCTGAACTCCGTCTTTAACATAGCCCAGTTCTGGGATGGCCGGGCAAAAGACCTCATGGAGCAGGCCAAAGGCCCTGTGCAGGCATCTGTTGAGATGAACAGCACTCCGGAAAGGGTTATAAAAACCCTCAAAAGCATGCCTGAATATATCCGGATATTTAAAGAGGCTTTTCCTGCCGGGAAGGAGCCTGTAACATTTGATAACATGGCAAAGGCAATCGAGGTATTTGAGGCTACACTACTTACACCTGACTCACGTTTTGACAAATATCTTAAAGGTGATAAAAACGCTCTCAGCAAGACAGAGACAGAGGGGCTGGGACTCTTTATGGATAAAGGCTGTTCCATCTGTCACGGTGGTGTCAACATGGGTGGACAGGGTTATTACCCCTTTGGCGTGGTTGAAAGACCCGGGGCAGAGATTCTCCAGGGCGACAAGGGCCGGTTCAAGGTAACACAGGTAAAATCAGATGAATATGTCTTCAAGGCTCCCTCTTTAAGGAATATAGAGATAACGCCGCCCTATTTTCACTCAGGAAAGGTCTGGAACCTGAAGGATGCAATAACCATCATGGGTTCTGCCCAGTTAGGCATACAACTCACAGAGGCAGAGGCAGACAGAATCGTCTCTTTTTTAAAGACAACGACCGGGGTTCAGCCAAAAGTTGAATACCCTATACTGCCTGCTCCCACAGCAGACACGCCAAGACCAAAACTGGATTAATCTGAAACAGAGTCTGCACGGAAAAATAACAATAAAAAAACGATATCCAGCAGATAGAAATATTTAATTGAAGGTTAAAGACTTCTATGCTACAATGGGCTTATCAAAAATCTGAAACGGAGGAGTTTATAAAATGAAGGCTGTTGAGATTAAACCGGACATCTACTGGGTCGGAGCTATTGACTGGGCAGTAAGGGACTTTCATGGTTATGTAACACCAAACGGGACAACCTACAATAACTATCTGATTCTTGACTCTGAAGTTACCCTGGTCGACACTGTAAAACATGACTTTGCCGATATCGGAATAGGAAATATCAGGGAACTGACGGAACCGTCAAAAATCAGGAACATTGTAATCAACCATATAGAGAACGACCATTTAACTGCGCTTGGCAGGGTGATGGAGCTGGCCCCTGAAGCCACCATCTATATAACAGAGCGCGGCAAAAAGGGGATGGACAGGTTCTTTGACACCTCAAAATGGAATATAAAAATTGTGAAGACCGGCG includes these proteins:
- a CDS encoding transcriptional repressor is translated as MQIDRHREIGFKLTPQRLAILEYLEGNTSHPAAEDIYREVKKRFPTMSLATVYNTLEALKRRGGVLELTIDPERKHYDPNTEPHHHLICLKCKKIVDVHKDFKINIPPDQKQGFKVTGNHIEFYGICPECIKKGGVNMAVFKCESCGATKEGRCKPKKCPKCGDTGTMKKEG
- a CDS encoding cytochrome-c peroxidase translates to MFFVVSQAYAADVRERASKTFKPIPESAPAIKGNPATGIKVELGKMLYFDPRLSSSALISCNTCHNVGMGGMDYQETSTGHGWQKGPRNAPTVLNSVFNIAQFWDGRAKDLMEQAKGPVQASVEMNSTPERVIKTLKSMPEYIRIFKEAFPAGKEPVTFDNMAKAIEVFEATLLTPDSRFDKYLKGDKNALSKTETEGLGLFMDKGCSICHGGVNMGGQGYYPFGVVERPGAEILQGDKGRFKVTQVKSDEYVFKAPSLRNIEITPPYFHSGKVWNLKDAITIMGSAQLGIQLTEAEADRIVSFLKTTTGVQPKVEYPILPAPTADTPRPKLD